The following proteins come from a genomic window of bacterium:
- a CDS encoding LCP family protein, with protein MSGAWMDLRRRGPDPLVAAALSAIWPGLGHFGHRTRRALLFANGTLMAYVFALGYVVATGTRTLLLWTVNVSALRILMVGSLVVLAFRSAVAVDAFRTADRRYWRWRHKPRRRVGTAVTLTLVAALIAAPHVVVIRLASVQLALLSDVFVATNTLTAAPTPLPTTSPTTSLPEAGEADPSGPIVPLTQATTPAPTTSTTATALAPAAQPQLTWDGASRLTIALLGSDAGFDRVGVRTDTIIVVSIDVATGDAAAFSVPRNWRHVTFPDGTAAAALWPDGYPEIVNEIYGLGLRHPEAFPQVDDPAGHAIKSALAQLTGLPIQYYVLLDMVGFVKVIDLFGGIDLYVSETIDERIKPIVADGPPVLIATEPGYHHFDGLTALGYVRARTGTTDWHRMTRQRCVVEALLDQVPRMELVYRYADLTDIIASHVSTDIPIGRLSDLMGMADRLDTSRIVTVNFIPPEFQPGDAPIAQVRAAVSQALEGRANTSNALLADSCRTP; from the coding sequence TTGAGCGGAGCATGGATGGATCTGCGGCGCCGGGGACCGGACCCGCTGGTGGCCGCGGCGCTCTCCGCGATCTGGCCCGGCCTGGGCCATTTCGGCCACAGAACCCGCCGTGCGCTGCTGTTCGCCAACGGGACCCTGATGGCCTACGTCTTCGCGCTCGGCTACGTGGTGGCGACCGGTACGAGGACCCTGCTCCTCTGGACCGTGAACGTCTCCGCTCTCCGGATCCTGATGGTGGGCAGCCTGGTGGTTCTGGCCTTTCGGTCTGCGGTTGCGGTGGACGCGTTCAGAACTGCGGACCGCCGTTACTGGCGATGGCGCCACAAGCCGAGGCGGCGGGTCGGGACAGCCGTCACGCTCACCCTGGTGGCCGCTCTCATCGCCGCTCCCCACGTGGTGGTCATCCGGCTCGCCTCGGTGCAGCTGGCCCTGCTGTCGGACGTCTTCGTCGCCACCAACACGCTTACCGCGGCTCCGACCCCGCTTCCCACCACCTCCCCGACGACCTCCCTGCCGGAGGCCGGCGAGGCCGACCCATCGGGACCCATCGTTCCGCTCACACAGGCGACGACCCCGGCGCCTACCACATCCACCACGGCCACGGCCCTAGCCCCGGCCGCGCAACCACAACTGACATGGGACGGCGCGAGCCGCCTCACCATTGCGCTATTGGGTAGCGACGCCGGGTTCGACCGGGTCGGGGTCCGAACCGATACGATCATCGTGGTCTCGATCGATGTCGCCACCGGCGATGCAGCCGCGTTCAGCGTGCCGCGAAACTGGCGTCACGTCACCTTCCCGGACGGAACAGCCGCCGCGGCACTGTGGCCGGACGGGTATCCGGAGATCGTCAACGAGATCTACGGCCTCGGATTGAGACACCCCGAAGCCTTCCCGCAGGTCGACGATCCGGCCGGACACGCCATCAAGTCCGCGCTCGCCCAGCTGACCGGCTTGCCCATCCAGTACTACGTGCTGCTCGACATGGTGGGTTTCGTAAAGGTCATCGACCTGTTCGGCGGCATCGACCTGTACGTGAGCGAGACGATCGACGAGCGGATCAAGCCCATCGTGGCGGACGGCCCACCCGTCCTCATCGCCACCGAACCCGGATACCACCACTTCGACGGCCTCACCGCCCTCGGCTACGTGCGTGCCAGGACCGGCACCACAGACTGGCACCGGATGACCCGCCAACGATGCGTGGTCGAGGCCCTGCTGGACCAGGTGCCGCGCATGGAGCTGGTGTACCGGTACGCGGACCTGACCGACATCATCGCCAGCCATGTCAGCACCGACATCCCGATCGGCCGCCTCAGCGACCTCATGGGCATGGCGGACCGCCTCGACACGTCGAGGATCGTCACCGTCAACTTCATCCCTCCCGAGTTCCAGCCCGGCGATGCTCCCATCGCCCAGGTACGGGCCGCCGTATCCCAGGCGCTGGAAGGCCGGGCCAACACGTCGAACGCGCTCCTCGCCGATAGCTGCCGGACGCCGTAG
- a CDS encoding S-layer homology domain-containing protein: MRVSSLVDRHTSRRGFLRSVVMSATAIAFAPAYLIRPIAAEAAIITCLGLRCSSGSACCDGWTEFCCRLTGENTCPPGTVVGGWWKVNNSSFCSYDKPRPRYYIDCNVACLPTRRCWPGGLCARSATAAWCRCPDGCDTRKVDCVQFRYGQCNQDTCVGPIRCRVVTCVPPWQWDPACSRWPALTSEATRHHDRPCLHDWFNDVPPDAFYAGAVRWMSDRGIAAGLTNDLFGPDEPMLWRHFATLLWSYAVGAAKGAPSPLDDPNPRTDYEKARDWMAQHGIAPGRTVRYVGPAGRITRAEAIVLLHRLAAVSNTRSLGEPTPDDLYPERELITERPPFPDVADGAWYGDALDWAARRGIVWWSPPEPFHPDRFVTRSEAAVYLHRFHDPSTPTPTSQPEPSQPWL, encoded by the coding sequence ATGAGGGTATCGAGCCTGGTGGACCGCCACACGTCGCGGCGCGGGTTCCTCCGATCAGTGGTGATGTCCGCGACAGCCATCGCCTTCGCCCCTGCCTACCTCATCCGGCCCATAGCAGCGGAGGCCGCCATCATCACATGCCTGGGGCTGCGGTGTTCCTCCGGGTCGGCGTGCTGCGACGGATGGACGGAGTTCTGCTGCAGGCTGACGGGCGAGAACACTTGCCCGCCCGGGACGGTGGTGGGTGGCTGGTGGAAGGTCAACAATTCTTCGTTCTGCTCCTATGACAAGCCACGACCCCGCTACTACATCGACTGCAACGTCGCGTGCCTGCCGACTCGCCGGTGCTGGCCGGGAGGCCTCTGCGCGCGTTCGGCGACCGCCGCCTGGTGCCGGTGCCCGGACGGGTGCGACACAAGGAAAGTCGACTGTGTCCAGTTCCGTTACGGCCAGTGCAACCAGGACACCTGCGTCGGTCCGATCCGCTGCCGGGTCGTCACCTGCGTGCCGCCGTGGCAGTGGGATCCGGCATGCAGTCGCTGGCCGGCGCTGACCAGCGAGGCGACCCGTCACCACGACCGACCCTGCTTGCACGACTGGTTCAATGACGTGCCCCCTGACGCCTTCTACGCCGGAGCGGTGCGGTGGATGAGCGACCGGGGCATCGCCGCCGGCCTGACGAACGACCTCTTCGGGCCCGACGAGCCCATGCTTTGGAGGCACTTCGCAACGCTGCTGTGGTCGTACGCCGTCGGTGCCGCCAAGGGGGCTCCGAGCCCGCTCGACGATCCCAACCCGCGCACGGACTACGAAAAGGCCAGGGACTGGATGGCCCAACATGGGATCGCGCCGGGGCGGACGGTGCGGTACGTGGGTCCTGCCGGCCGGATCACCCGCGCGGAGGCCATTGTCCTCCTGCACCGGCTGGCTGCGGTCTCGAATACAAGGTCCCTAGGGGAACCGACCCCCGATGATCTGTATCCCGAAAGGGAGTTGATCACAGAACGACCGCCGTTCCCCGACGTGGCGGACGGCGCCTGGTACGGAGATGCGTTGGACTGGGCGGCCCGGCGTGGGATCGTTTGGTGGTCGCCTCCCGAGCCGTTCCATCCCGACCGGTTCGTCACCCGATCCGAGGCAGCCGTCTACCTGCACCGGTTCCACGACCCCTCGACTCCCACCCCCACGTCCCAGCCGGAACCCTCCCAACCATGGCTGTAG
- a CDS encoding antibiotic biosynthesis monooxygenase yields MSVVKINAITVPDGRGAELEARFAARAREVDGVEGFEGFELLRPVDGETRYFVYTRWRSEEDFQRWVSSREFRRGHKAPDAGSDSRPVGVASELLSFEVVEPAT; encoded by the coding sequence GTGAGTGTCGTCAAGATCAACGCCATCACCGTGCCGGATGGAAGAGGTGCGGAGCTGGAGGCGCGGTTTGCGGCGCGGGCTCGTGAGGTGGACGGCGTGGAGGGCTTCGAGGGGTTCGAGTTGCTGAGGCCGGTGGACGGCGAGACCCGCTACTTCGTGTACACCAGGTGGAGGTCGGAGGAGGACTTCCAGCGGTGGGTCAGCAGCCGGGAGTTCCGGCGGGGCCACAAGGCGCCGGACGCGGGTTCCGACAGCCGGCCGGTCGGAGTAGCGTCAGAGTTGCTGTCGTTCGAGGTGGTCGAGCCCGCTACCTGA